A single region of the Alteriqipengyuania flavescens genome encodes:
- a CDS encoding TrbG/VirB9 family P-type conjugative transfer protein, whose product MFRALPVLFAMLALAAAAPASADDPRLQQRLYDPTEVVIIRGQVNVQATIQFGEGETIENVAIGDSTAWQVTPNKRADLLFVKPLKPRGVTNMTVVTNRHTYFFDLVAGEARPIYVMRFVYPIELMPDEEELAEAAPAPARANPVELAAASDPYAVADPNAVNFAWQRSGNSALMPERIYDDGDAVFLSWDRDRAVPAILVENRKGVEGPVNYAVRGETLVVDGVPAKLILRNGQQEAELVYAGPGPEVTRERAAQFAATEEME is encoded by the coding sequence ATGTTCCGCGCCCTCCCCGTCCTGTTCGCCATGCTGGCGCTCGCCGCCGCAGCGCCCGCCAGCGCCGACGATCCGCGCCTGCAGCAACGCCTCTACGATCCGACCGAAGTCGTCATCATTCGGGGCCAGGTGAATGTGCAGGCGACGATCCAGTTCGGCGAAGGCGAGACGATCGAGAACGTCGCCATCGGCGATTCCACCGCCTGGCAGGTCACGCCCAACAAGCGCGCCGACCTGTTGTTCGTGAAGCCGCTGAAGCCGCGCGGTGTCACCAACATGACCGTGGTCACCAACCGCCACACCTATTTCTTCGACCTCGTCGCGGGCGAGGCGCGGCCGATCTACGTCATGCGCTTCGTCTATCCCATCGAGCTGATGCCGGACGAGGAAGAGCTGGCCGAAGCTGCACCCGCTCCGGCCCGCGCCAACCCGGTGGAACTGGCCGCCGCCAGCGATCCCTACGCCGTGGCGGACCCCAATGCGGTCAACTTCGCCTGGCAGCGCAGCGGCAATTCCGCGCTGATGCCGGAGCGCATTTATGACGATGGCGATGCGGTGTTCCTGTCGTGGGATCGCGACCGCGCCGTGCCCGCCATTCTGGTCGAGAATCGCAAGGGCGTGGAAGGTCCGGTCAATTACGCGGTGCGCGGGGAGACGCTGGTCGTCGACGGCGTGCCCGCCAAGCTGATCCTGCGCAACGGGCAGCAGGAAGCTGAGCTGGTCTACGCCGGACCGGGGCCCGAAGTGACCCGCGAACGCGCGGCGCAGTTCGCCGCGACCGAGGAGATGGAATGA
- the mtnP gene encoding S-methyl-5'-thioadenosine phosphorylase, with translation MADGWTIGIIGGSGLYDIGALEDRQWIRINSPWGEASDEVLCGRIGDVQLRFLPRHGRGHRIAPSDLNARANIDVLKRAGCTDVLAISAVGSLREELEPGRFVVVDQFIDRTKSRPSSFFGTGMVAHVSMAEPVCQRLSAMAGAAVENAGGAVAQGGTYLAMEGPQFSTRAESHLYRQWGADVIGMTAMPEAKLCREAELPYALVGMVTDYDCWREDAAFVEVSGVIEQMQANGSVARKAVEQFIAALPETREPSPLDTVLDHALITAPEARDPAITAKLDAVAGRVL, from the coding sequence ATGGCGGACGGCTGGACAATCGGCATCATCGGCGGCAGCGGGCTCTACGATATAGGGGCGCTGGAAGACCGCCAGTGGATCCGCATCAACTCGCCTTGGGGCGAAGCGTCGGACGAGGTCCTGTGCGGCCGCATCGGCGACGTGCAATTGCGCTTCCTCCCCCGCCATGGCCGTGGTCACCGCATAGCCCCGTCGGACCTCAACGCGCGCGCCAATATCGACGTGCTGAAGCGCGCCGGCTGCACCGATGTGCTGGCAATCAGCGCGGTCGGTTCCTTGCGCGAAGAGCTGGAGCCGGGCCGCTTTGTGGTGGTCGACCAGTTCATCGACCGGACGAAGTCCCGCCCCTCCAGCTTCTTCGGCACCGGCATGGTCGCCCATGTCAGCATGGCCGAACCGGTCTGCCAGCGCCTGTCCGCCATGGCCGGCGCGGCGGTGGAGAACGCGGGCGGCGCAGTGGCGCAGGGCGGCACCTACCTTGCCATGGAAGGCCCGCAGTTCTCGACCCGGGCGGAAAGCCACCTCTACCGCCAGTGGGGCGCCGACGTGATCGGCATGACCGCAATGCCCGAAGCGAAGCTCTGCCGCGAGGCCGAGCTGCCATACGCCCTCGTCGGCATGGTCACCGATTACGATTGCTGGCGCGAGGATGCGGCTTTCGTGGAGGTCAGCGGCGTCATCGAGCAGATGCAGGCCAACGGCAGTGTTGCGCGCAAGGCAGTGGAACAATTCATCGCCGCGCTGCCGGAAACGCGCGAGCCCTCCCCGCTCGACACGGTGCTGGACCACGCACTGATAACCGCGCCCGAGGCGCGCGACCCGGCGATAACGGCGAAACTGGACGCGGTGGCGGGGCGGGTTTTGTGA
- a CDS encoding NAD(P)/FAD-dependent oxidoreductase, whose amino-acid sequence MERADIIIVGSGHGGAAAAIALRQRGFEGTVAIVTRESELPYERPPLSKEYLAGEKPFERILIRKPEFWEERDIAVLRGRAVATIDPQARRLTLSDESVMEYGRLIWSAGGDARRLDCPGSELSGIHAVRDRRDVDALKAELDSGLKRVVVIGGGYIGLEAAAVLTKLGCSVTVLENQSRVLARVAGEDLSRFFEAEHRANGVDLRLDTVVQEIAGKDGRVSGVVLAGGETIAADMVIVGIGIVPAVGPLLIAGASGANGVDVDEYCRTTLEDVYAIGDCAAHANGFADGQVIRLESVQNASDMATTAAKAIMGEEEPYAATPWFWSNQYDLKLQTVGLNHGHDEAVTRGDPASRSFSVVYLRGGKVVALDCVNAVKDYVQGRKLVEAGATVAPDKLADATVPLKELL is encoded by the coding sequence ATGGAACGAGCCGACATCATCATCGTGGGCAGCGGGCACGGCGGGGCCGCCGCCGCCATCGCCCTGCGCCAGCGCGGGTTCGAAGGAACCGTCGCCATCGTCACGCGCGAAAGCGAGCTGCCGTACGAGCGCCCGCCCCTGTCGAAGGAATATCTCGCCGGGGAAAAGCCGTTCGAGCGTATCCTGATCCGCAAGCCAGAATTCTGGGAGGAGCGGGATATCGCGGTGCTGCGAGGCCGCGCGGTTGCCACCATCGACCCGCAGGCACGCCGCCTTACGCTGAGTGACGAGAGCGTGATGGAATACGGCCGGCTTATCTGGTCGGCTGGCGGCGATGCCCGCAGACTCGATTGCCCGGGCAGCGAACTTTCCGGCATCCACGCCGTGCGCGACCGCCGCGATGTCGATGCGCTGAAGGCTGAACTGGACAGCGGCCTCAAACGCGTCGTGGTGATTGGCGGCGGCTATATCGGCCTGGAAGCGGCGGCCGTGCTGACCAAGCTCGGTTGCAGCGTCACCGTGCTGGAGAACCAGTCCCGCGTGCTGGCGCGCGTCGCCGGGGAAGACCTGTCGCGCTTCTTCGAAGCCGAACACCGCGCCAACGGCGTGGACCTGCGGCTGGACACGGTCGTGCAGGAAATCGCCGGCAAGGATGGCCGGGTGAGCGGCGTCGTGCTGGCCGGCGGAGAGACTATCGCGGCGGACATGGTCATCGTGGGCATCGGCATCGTGCCCGCCGTGGGGCCGCTGCTGATTGCCGGCGCAAGCGGCGCCAACGGCGTGGATGTCGACGAATACTGCCGCACCACGCTGGAAGATGTCTACGCCATCGGCGACTGCGCCGCCCATGCCAACGGCTTTGCGGACGGGCAGGTCATCCGGCTGGAATCGGTCCAGAACGCCAGCGACATGGCCACGACTGCGGCGAAGGCGATCATGGGGGAGGAAGAACCCTACGCCGCGACGCCGTGGTTCTGGTCCAACCAGTACGATCTGAAACTGCAGACCGTCGGCCTCAACCATGGCCACGACGAAGCCGTAACCCGCGGCGATCCGGCCAGCCGCAGCTTTTCGGTCGTATACCTGCGCGGCGGCAAGGTCGTCGCGCTCGATTGCGTCAACGCGGTGAAGGATTACGTGCAAGGCCGCAAGCTGGTGGAAGCGGGGGCGACCGTCGCGCCCGACAAGCTGGCTGATGCCACCGTGCCACTGAAGGAATTGCTCTGA
- the virB11 gene encoding P-type DNA transfer ATPase VirB11, translating to MSAEIHSLAPDADSGIAATPEIQSGSVYLDAYLAPFKPWLEKDTVTEILVNGPGVVWVEDAALGGMRRIDAPHIDDKLVQRLAEQVARVSHQGINREHPLLGAVLPSERGQSGARVQFCGPPATRDHWAMAIRRHRRLDLPLDAYDAGPLHPPEEPDMPDPQAEPVGFLREAIRQRKTILISGGTSTGKTTFLNAMLGEIPAGERVIVVEDTPELKLPGENGVGLVAVKGELGEAKVTANELLQSALRLRPDRIVLGELRGAESVSFLRAINTGHPGSFSTIHANSLRGALEQLSLMVMQTGIGLTREDTIAYAANVIDVVVQLGRQDGKRGITAIAKASEIA from the coding sequence GTGTCTGCCGAGATCCACTCGCTGGCGCCCGACGCCGACAGCGGCATCGCGGCGACGCCGGAAATCCAGAGCGGATCGGTCTACCTCGACGCCTATCTCGCCCCGTTCAAGCCGTGGTTGGAGAAGGACACGGTCACCGAAATCCTCGTCAACGGCCCCGGGGTCGTTTGGGTGGAGGATGCGGCGCTCGGCGGAATGCGGCGGATCGATGCGCCGCATATCGACGACAAGCTGGTCCAGCGCCTGGCCGAACAGGTCGCGCGGGTCAGCCATCAGGGCATCAACCGCGAACACCCGCTGCTGGGCGCCGTGCTGCCGTCCGAACGCGGCCAGTCTGGCGCGCGCGTGCAATTCTGCGGCCCACCCGCGACGCGCGATCACTGGGCGATGGCGATCCGCCGCCACCGCCGGCTGGACCTGCCGCTCGATGCCTATGACGCGGGCCCGCTCCATCCGCCCGAAGAGCCGGACATGCCCGACCCGCAGGCAGAACCGGTCGGCTTCCTTCGCGAGGCGATCCGCCAGCGCAAGACGATCCTGATTTCCGGCGGCACTTCCACCGGCAAGACCACTTTCCTCAACGCGATGCTGGGGGAAATCCCCGCCGGCGAACGCGTGATCGTGGTCGAGGATACGCCCGAACTGAAGCTGCCGGGCGAAAACGGCGTCGGCCTGGTTGCGGTAAAAGGCGAACTGGGCGAGGCGAAGGTCACCGCCAACGAACTGCTCCAGTCCGCCCTGCGCCTGCGACCCGACCGTATCGTGCTGGGCGAATTGCGCGGCGCGGAAAGCGTAAGCTTCCTGCGCGCCATCAACACCGGCCACCCCGGCAGCTTTTCCACCATCCACGCCAATTCGCTGCGCGGCGCCCTGGAACAATTGAGCCTGATGGTCATGCAGACCGGGATCGGCCTCACCCGCGAAGATACGATCGCCTATGCCGCGAACGTCATCGACGTGGTGGTGCAGCTCGGCCGGCAGGACGGTAAGCGCGGCATCACCGCCATCGCCAAGGCCAGCGAAATCGCGTGA
- a CDS encoding TIGR04282 family arsenosugar biosynthesis glycosyltransferase has translation MPDSAAASNPLKARAMQPRVVIFAKYPKAGAVKTRLAETIGDAAASRVYRALLDHTLIEARSSGLPVELRYDGAEAADFAQLVSGEIDLVPQGGGDLGERLARVEAPALVIGSDCPGLTAKKLRKAAKALAENDAVIGPATDGGYWLIGLARPMPFLFEAMPWSKPGLLAATLSKLDEAGIGYAMLKELGDIDTEDDLKHWPDFRP, from the coding sequence ATGCCCGATAGCGCGGCGGCTTCCAACCCGCTAAAGGCCCGCGCGATGCAACCGCGGGTGGTCATTTTCGCAAAGTATCCGAAGGCCGGCGCGGTCAAGACGCGGCTGGCGGAAACGATTGGCGATGCTGCCGCCAGCCGTGTCTATCGCGCCTTGCTCGATCACACGCTGATCGAGGCACGGTCGAGCGGTTTGCCGGTCGAACTGCGGTACGACGGGGCGGAGGCGGCGGATTTCGCGCAGCTTGTATCGGGCGAGATCGACCTGGTGCCGCAAGGCGGGGGCGATCTCGGCGAGCGGCTGGCCCGGGTCGAAGCGCCGGCGCTGGTGATCGGCAGCGACTGCCCCGGCCTTACCGCGAAGAAGCTCCGCAAGGCGGCGAAGGCCCTGGCGGAGAACGACGCGGTCATAGGCCCGGCGACCGACGGCGGATACTGGCTGATTGGCCTCGCGCGGCCAATGCCGTTCCTGTTCGAAGCCATGCCGTGGAGCAAGCCCGGCCTGCTTGCCGCGACATTGTCGAAGCTGGACGAAGCGGGCATAGGGTACGCCATGCTCAAGGAACTCGGCGATATCGACACGGAAGACGACCTGAAGCACTGGCCCGACTTTCGCCCCTGA
- a CDS encoding glycosyltransferase family protein has translation MARFGRVRLNPRKIYTSDRRVAEWGELKANWIYFKVGMMWAFGARARLAQHYPDIR, from the coding sequence ATGGCCCGTTTCGGCCGGGTGCGGCTCAATCCGCGCAAGATCTACACATCGGACCGCAGGGTGGCCGAGTGGGGCGAGCTGAAGGCCAACTGGATATATTTCAAGGTCGGCATGATGTGGGCGTTCGGTGCCCGCGCCCGGCTGGCGCAGCATTATCCGGACATCCGATAG
- a CDS encoding FAD-dependent oxidoreductase — translation METIGFDLTQMKRVPLSEEHLAAIREVGTECSYVAGDIVAATGEALTRFVLVLEGEIEVKDPYSEARLLESGLGPGQFMGDINFLNGGATILPMRAAVDTRTVEVPRKEMLDLMARIPELSDHIIGVFTARRRRTFEASDSAIKVVGAERDPAVQRVASFLSRNRIPHLNFALDDDADETARLCNLSDHEPAVFVGKDEVMADPTPRKVAQMFGLDLDVTDTGDIDLLIVGGGPAGVAAAVYAGSEGLSALVVEDSAIGGQAGASSRIENYMGFPTGISGADLTLRGQIQAMKFGTRFAMPRRVEKLERLSDRRYCATLDDGDTICAGAVLVATGVQYRRLPLDRLEEFESAGVFYAATEMEARWCRGGTAVVIGGGNSAGQAAMYLSRSADHVHVLIRGNSLAASMSDYLSSRLESDPRITIDYGTSCTALHGNTRLEAITIEGPDGERTIDTKGLFIMIGAAPNTGWLEGHADTDERGFVKTGDAAGAANDYATSAPGIFAVGDCRAGSVKRVASAVGEGSVVVSSIWQHIRAAKEPATL, via the coding sequence GTGGAAACCATCGGTTTCGATCTGACCCAGATGAAGCGTGTGCCCCTGTCGGAAGAGCACCTAGCGGCGATTCGCGAGGTCGGCACCGAATGCAGCTATGTCGCCGGCGATATCGTGGCCGCCACGGGCGAGGCGCTGACCCGCTTCGTCCTAGTGCTCGAAGGCGAGATCGAGGTGAAGGACCCCTATTCCGAAGCCCGGCTGCTCGAAAGCGGCCTCGGCCCCGGGCAATTCATGGGCGACATCAATTTCCTCAACGGCGGGGCGACGATCCTGCCGATGCGCGCCGCGGTTGATACGCGCACGGTGGAGGTGCCGCGCAAGGAGATGCTCGACCTGATGGCGCGCATCCCCGAACTGTCGGACCATATCATCGGCGTGTTCACCGCCCGCCGTCGCCGCACCTTCGAAGCCAGCGACAGCGCGATCAAGGTGGTGGGCGCAGAGCGCGATCCGGCCGTCCAGCGCGTCGCCAGCTTCCTCAGCCGCAACCGCATTCCCCACCTCAATTTCGCGCTCGACGACGATGCGGACGAAACCGCGCGGCTGTGTAATCTCTCGGACCACGAACCGGCGGTTTTCGTCGGCAAGGACGAGGTTATGGCCGACCCTACCCCGCGCAAGGTCGCGCAGATGTTCGGCCTCGATCTCGACGTGACCGACACGGGCGATATCGACCTGCTCATCGTGGGCGGCGGCCCGGCGGGCGTGGCGGCAGCGGTCTATGCAGGGTCGGAAGGCCTGTCGGCGCTGGTCGTGGAGGACAGCGCGATCGGCGGGCAGGCCGGGGCCAGCAGCCGGATCGAGAACTACATGGGTTTCCCGACCGGGATTTCCGGCGCCGACCTGACGCTGCGCGGGCAGATTCAGGCGATGAAGTTCGGCACGCGCTTTGCGATGCCCCGCCGGGTCGAGAAGCTGGAGCGGCTGTCGGACCGGCGCTATTGCGCAACGCTGGACGATGGCGACACGATCTGCGCGGGCGCGGTGCTCGTTGCCACCGGGGTGCAATACCGCCGCCTGCCGCTCGACCGGCTGGAAGAATTCGAAAGCGCCGGCGTGTTCTACGCGGCGACCGAGATGGAGGCGCGCTGGTGCCGGGGCGGCACGGCCGTGGTCATCGGGGGCGGCAATTCCGCGGGGCAGGCGGCGATGTATCTCAGCCGCAGCGCCGATCACGTCCACGTCCTCATCCGCGGCAACAGCCTCGCCGCTTCGATGAGCGACTACCTCTCCAGCCGGCTCGAAAGCGACCCGCGCATCACGATCGATTACGGCACCAGTTGCACCGCGCTGCACGGTAACACGCGGCTGGAAGCGATCACGATCGAAGGGCCGGACGGAGAGCGGACGATCGACACGAAGGGCCTGTTCATCATGATCGGGGCGGCGCCCAACACGGGCTGGCTGGAAGGTCACGCCGACACCGACGAGCGCGGCTTCGTGAAGACAGGCGATGCGGCGGGTGCGGCGAACGATTACGCCACCTCGGCCCCGGGGATTTTCGCAGTTGGCGATTGCCGGGCGGGTTCGGTCAAGCGCGTCGCGTCTGCCGTGGGCGAAGGATCGGTGGTGGTCTCCTCCATCTGGCAGCATATCCGCGCCGCGAAAGAGCCTGCCACGCTCTGA
- a CDS encoding glycosyltransferase: protein MAVTLLIPTLDEAKALPALVAHVAALDPQPAEVLLVDGGSGDETVAIARAAGWRVMTAERGRARQINAEVEAARSGLVCVLHADTQPPRDIVAEWNGYWPIRRWRWAGSPPSCAGREACEDSPASITGSRPGTRRCCCGRISTQRACGCCSAIPRCISAAPTISRQEAAIRGRR, encoded by the coding sequence ATGGCCGTCACTCTTCTGATACCCACACTCGACGAGGCGAAGGCGCTGCCTGCGCTGGTGGCCCATGTCGCCGCGCTCGATCCGCAGCCTGCCGAGGTGCTGCTTGTCGACGGTGGGAGCGGGGACGAGACCGTGGCGATCGCCCGGGCTGCGGGGTGGCGCGTGATGACGGCGGAGCGCGGACGCGCGCGGCAGATCAACGCCGAGGTGGAGGCTGCGCGAAGCGGGCTCGTCTGCGTCCTCCACGCCGATACCCAGCCGCCGCGCGACATCGTAGCGGAGTGGAACGGATACTGGCCGATCCGACGGTGGCGCTGGGCGGGTTCACCACCATCCTGCGCGGGCCGGGAGGCGTGCGAAGATTCACCAGCTTCCATAACAGGGTCAAGACCTGGTACGCGCCGCTGCTGCTGCGGCCGCATCTCTACGCAAAGGGCGTGCGGCTGCTGTTCGGCGATCCCGCGATGCATTTCCGCCGCGCCGACTATCTCGCGGCAGGAGGCTGCGATCCGGGGACGCCGGTGA
- a CDS encoding TrbI/VirB10 family protein, with protein MMRLGSAKLKATPEAANDPRETGEAEVIDLATRQSLPQVAKKGGASDGLQLFAGVAIVASLGAAAFLGMNSGRDAQEEVAPVEAAPAVETVPVATTPVTTTPVPVTPVGTSPAPITSPQPVFARTVPQPNTVTAVNPYSSPTVVFDGGGQPVAVSSPGAQPAAAGARPTTGSVTGSAGDFASAVGGVGGGPASAVATFDPKTTVTQGTLIPAVLETAIDTDVPGFVRAVVSQDVRSYDGTRVLVPRSSRLIGQYQSGLQAGQKRAYVIWTRLIRPDGVSVDIASPATGFDGSGGLPGKVDNHFFQRFGSAMLLSVIGGLSTLATGGSSVILGGGSSAASTALQQDGNIPPTVRVKMGEPIRVFTARDLDFSSVQ; from the coding sequence ATGATGCGCCTTGGTAGTGCCAAGCTGAAAGCCACGCCGGAAGCGGCCAACGACCCGCGCGAAACGGGCGAAGCGGAGGTCATCGACCTCGCCACCCGCCAGTCGCTGCCGCAGGTCGCGAAGAAAGGCGGCGCTTCGGACGGGCTGCAGCTGTTTGCGGGCGTCGCCATCGTCGCGTCGCTGGGGGCTGCAGCCTTTTTGGGCATGAACAGCGGCCGCGATGCGCAGGAGGAAGTCGCCCCGGTCGAAGCCGCGCCCGCAGTCGAAACCGTGCCGGTTGCGACCACTCCGGTCACGACCACGCCGGTGCCGGTGACTCCGGTCGGCACCTCGCCCGCCCCCATCACCTCGCCGCAGCCGGTCTTCGCGCGTACTGTGCCTCAGCCCAACACGGTGACGGCAGTAAATCCTTATTCCTCCCCTACCGTGGTGTTCGACGGCGGCGGCCAGCCGGTTGCCGTCAGCTCGCCCGGTGCGCAGCCCGCAGCGGCGGGGGCGCGCCCTACGACCGGTTCGGTCACCGGGAGCGCGGGCGATTTCGCCAGCGCGGTCGGCGGTGTGGGCGGCGGCCCCGCTTCCGCAGTTGCAACATTCGACCCCAAGACCACCGTCACCCAGGGCACGCTGATACCCGCGGTGCTGGAAACCGCCATCGACACCGACGTGCCCGGCTTCGTGCGCGCCGTGGTATCGCAGGACGTGCGCAGCTACGACGGCACCCGCGTGCTCGTGCCGCGTTCCAGCCGCCTGATCGGCCAGTACCAGAGCGGGCTGCAGGCAGGGCAGAAGCGCGCCTATGTCATCTGGACGCGGCTGATCCGGCCCGACGGGGTGAGCGTGGACATCGCCAGCCCTGCCACCGGCTTCGACGGCTCGGGCGGCCTGCCCGGCAAGGTCGATAACCACTTCTTCCAGCGTTTCGGTTCGGCCATGCTGCTGTCGGTCATCGGCGGACTGAGCACGCTGGCGACGGGCGGAAGCTCGGTCATCCTCGGCGGCGGGTCGAGCGCGGCCAGCACCGCCTTGCAGCAGGACGGCAATATCCCGCCGACCGTGCGCGTGAAAATGGGCGAACCGATCCGCGTATTCACCGCCCGCGACCTCGATTTCAGTTCGGTCCAGTAA
- a CDS encoding type IV secretion system protein — protein sequence MTVVAAAPATAQVTAQAATTAAGQCQQAAAQVGGSISGSLAGIDCVTQEMTQSAFFNIFASGGAMAPILTLVLTLFIAIFGFLLLTGRSRLGIAELTPRMMTLGFIVTLVTSWVAFQTLVWDVAGGGPDWIATQLMGSDQSATLVFAQKIDIVFASVAEVAGGDGAEVPSSVFSPSGLMWFGATLFLLGTVGVLVTARIALAVLVALGPIFLVMALFRGTHGMFVGWLRGVMMLALTPLFAVIGGSLMLELSIPVINALRATPGEIDPRAAMAFFMVGAVHCALMVMGVKVAGTMVAGWNIFGLAAPRDIDRGINTAATAAANAPITVNPAAVTGPANSTAAAAMGPGGSRRIDVSAGALAPVANDSAGAAGGGGNRTTRIYATGPGESPQAGSAAVSRARGIGSRFKSAPVGRPAARASEKR from the coding sequence ATGACCGTGGTAGCCGCTGCCCCTGCTACGGCGCAGGTCACAGCCCAGGCCGCGACGACGGCTGCCGGCCAGTGCCAGCAGGCGGCCGCGCAGGTCGGCGGTTCGATTTCCGGCAGCCTCGCCGGGATCGACTGCGTCACGCAGGAAATGACGCAGAGCGCGTTCTTCAACATTTTCGCCAGCGGCGGGGCGATGGCGCCGATCCTGACGCTGGTGCTGACGCTGTTCATCGCCATTTTCGGCTTCCTGCTTCTGACAGGGCGCAGTCGCCTCGGCATTGCCGAACTGACGCCGCGCATGATGACGCTCGGCTTCATCGTCACGCTGGTGACCAGTTGGGTCGCCTTCCAGACGCTGGTGTGGGACGTGGCCGGCGGGGGTCCGGACTGGATCGCAACCCAGCTGATGGGATCGGACCAGAGCGCCACACTCGTCTTCGCACAGAAGATTGACATCGTCTTCGCTTCTGTCGCAGAGGTTGCGGGCGGGGACGGAGCGGAAGTGCCCAGCAGCGTCTTCAGCCCATCCGGCCTGATGTGGTTCGGGGCCACGCTGTTCCTCCTCGGCACCGTCGGCGTCCTGGTGACGGCGCGGATCGCGCTCGCCGTGCTGGTCGCACTCGGCCCCATCTTCCTCGTCATGGCGCTGTTTCGCGGCACCCACGGCATGTTCGTCGGCTGGCTGCGCGGCGTGATGATGCTGGCCCTCACCCCGCTGTTCGCGGTCATCGGCGGCAGCCTGATGCTGGAACTGTCGATCCCGGTCATCAACGCCCTGCGCGCAACGCCCGGAGAGATCGACCCGCGCGCGGCGATGGCTTTCTTCATGGTCGGCGCAGTCCATTGCGCGCTGATGGTGATGGGCGTGAAAGTCGCGGGCACGATGGTGGCGGGCTGGAACATCTTCGGCCTTGCCGCCCCGCGCGATATCGACCGCGGCATCAACACCGCCGCAACGGCAGCGGCCAACGCACCTATCACCGTCAATCCCGCCGCCGTGACCGGCCCGGCGAATTCGACCGCAGCCGCGGCGATGGGGCCGGGCGGCAGCCGCCGGATCGACGTATCCGCAGGCGCCCTTGCCCCCGTCGCCAACGACAGCGCGGGCGCGGCCGGAGGCGGCGGCAACCGCACCACAAGGATTTACGCGACCGGCCCCGGCGAAAGCCCGCAGGCCGGTTCAGCCGCAGTTAGCCGCGCACGCGGTATCGGCAGCCGCTTCAAGTCCGCGCCGGTCGGCAGGCCCGCCGCCCGCGCTTCGGAGAAACGATGA